The genomic window TTAATTGTGTGAAGTATGTAAAATTTTTATAGATATAACATTACAGTTTCAAAAACTATTTTTACTCATAACTCTAATTAAAAAACGCAGAGCTTCATTTACTGCTTCCGAATTGGGAAATATTTCTGCAACATCAGGCTCTAACAAAACTGTCAATTTTTCAATATTATTGTGATTATCTTCGCAATTTATCACATTCTTGTCCGTCAAACTACGATTTGATTGAGTTTTATTCTGTGTTATGGTTGTTTGGGAAGATGCAGCATTTAATTTATTAACTAGCGATTCCCAACTACTAACTTTCAGGTTAAAGTGAGCCTTTGCATCCCGTAATGTTTTAAACTGTTGCTTTAGAATATCAATAGTATAAATATGCTTCTGAGATACCTGTTTCTCTACATTAAGGTCTGACTCAACCATATCAACTACTTCACTAATAAGTCGGTCATGATTTTCGGCAATTTGAGCAGCAGCCCCTAAAATCCGAGAAGTTGTTTTTATTTGTACATCAGTCTCTTGTTTAAGGCGATCAGCAATACTGCGAATTTGATCTCCCAGCCTTGCTTTACCTTGTTTTCGCATGATTGGGAGTGATTTTTTGCTCATGAGTATGCTTATTTATTCAGAAAGTATATCTTTAATAGCCAGCCAGATGCGTTTAAACTTTTGTACCAAACCCATAGGATTGTTAGTTGTTTCTTCTTCTACCGAATCAACTAGAGATTGAATCCGGTCCATACGTTCTGCTACAACGTAAAGACTGTTTACTGCTTCATCTTTACTTTCTAAGGATTCACGTAGTAGCACAACCATCTGGGCAATTTCCCGTTTTAGTCGTTCATTCTCGGCTTTACGGCGAGTTTCCCATCCCTTAATACCAGCTTTAGAACGTCGCTCATGCTTGAGTTCTGCTTTCGCCTCATTGTATAAACTCAAATACATTTCTCGTTCAGAGTTTACTGCATCATATTTAGTAAGCAATTCAGTCGATCTCACTTTTTCTGCGTTGTAGAGGCAGAGGGTTTGTTTATGACTTTGTTGTTCATCAATATATAACTGGTAATTTTGAGTGACTCGCTCTTTTAGCTCATTAGCTTCGAGTTGGCAAGTTTGGATCTCTCGCTGGTAAACATGAACTAGCTGGGATATTTTCGTTTTTTCTTCGTTGTAAAGGTAGAGCGTCTTTTGATGATTTTCTTGCTCATCAATATAAAAGCGATAATTTTGATAAACACGCTCTTTTAGCTCATTAGCCTCGATTTGGTAAGTTTGAATCTCTTGCTGAACATGAACTAGTTGGGATGCAGCTTCCTGGTATTCTTTTGCACGTTCTTGCCACTCATCACGTTGAGATACAGTTTCCTCAAGATTGGCACGGACGGTCATCAATGAAAGTCTTAACTCATAAGGAGGAGTTGGTTCTTTCTGCCGTGAGTAAGGATTATTAACAGCGTTGTCATGATTAGAATCTTTGCGATCCGCTCTTTTCATTGCCATAATTTCAGTTCCTACGTGAGCATTTGTTATAGTAAAATGTTTAGTTTAGCCAAGATGAACTTATTGAAGTGTGATCTCGGTTCTACTGGTAATATGATCTGACTCTGAGTTGAGATATCTTTTATTGTTTCTCAGGCGCTCAAATTCCCAGAACGCATTATCTCACCTACTTTCCCCGAATTAAATTTAACCGCAGAACAGATTTTTCAAGCTGGTGGATACCTTGTATAACCCTGGTAGTGCTAGAAAAGAGCGATTTCCATTGCAAACGAAATTTTTTGTCGCAAACTCTTCAGTAAATCTAGAGTTTTTTTGTCGGCAACTCTCTTTCCTTGGTTTTCAAAGTACTCAGATGCTTTTTGTAAATCAGCGATCGCTATCAGCTACAGCAAAATATTTCTGAAGTTCAATCGCCTGATTTAAATTCTCTATTGCTACCTGGTAATCACCGCACCCCATCTTATCTCCACCCAATTATAAGAAACCACCCGCTGTAATTTGTGTGATAAATATGGGTTATAACTGTGCAGATGGAGTCAAACAAATCAAAGATTAAGCAATAATTACACTGAGAAATAATCGCCATAAATCAGTCATAAACATCCTAGTTGACAATTTCTGTAACCCTAAAATTAGTGGGGCTTTTTGCCCCGCTAATTGTTAATCCTTGAAGTTAGATTTTAGTCTACTTCCAGTCCTTATCTGCTTGTGAAAGTACATAAGCAGTTACATCTTCAATCTGGTTAGGTTTCAAACGTTTGCCGAAAGCAGGCATGGCATTTTTACCTTTTGTAACTTGGGCGATAATCGCCTCCGCTGAGTACATACCATACTTTTCCAAAGCATCTTTCTTCAGGTTTTTTTGCGCTTGAACCAGATTCTTACCTCCCGCGTGACAAGAGGCACAATTGGCACTAAATACTTTAGCTCCACTAACAGCATCTGCTGCCAATGCTGGACTACTGAAGGCAAAGGTGAAGATTGCTATGCCTAAAAGCATTACTGTAATAACTTTTTTCATTTGGTGTTCTCTCTCTCTGGAATAACGGCTTATTCACTGCAATATCCTCCATAATTGTCAGTTGAACTGCTGCCATAGTCAAACGACAATCTGTCAAACTTCCTTTGAAAGTTTTTGGATTTTGAATATTCCTGGTTTTAGATTCAGAGGTGTTAGTACAGAGCGATATCTGATGATGAAAATGCAAGTTTATATAAATTTAAATACTTTATAACCAACAAATGATAGGTATTTAAGGATAAAATGTTCAAGATGAAAATTGTCTGTTTGGATTTTGGATAATAAAATTCTTTTCGCGTTTAAATTCGCTTGCTCTCAAACATTTATAAATAATGGAACGCAAGAATATTCAATCCACAATCCAAAATCCAAATTTTAAAATCTAAAATTCGGTGAGTTTGCTCCAGAACTTGGAGATTTTGCCCCAAGTCTGACCAAGCCTTATTTTGTGCAGTTTCACAAAGAATTAGTATGAGGAAGCATATCTTCTGTGACACGGCAAATTTGCCAATCATCTAATATAGATGCTCCCATACTACGGTAGAATGCTTTAGCTGATTCGTTCCAATCCAACACACTCCACTCTAACCGCCCACAATCACGTTCTACAGCTATCTGGGCTACTTTAGTAATCAGAGCTTTACCAATACCTTGCCTGCGATATTCTGGTAAAACAAATAAGTCTTCCAGATAAATTCCTGGCTTGGTCAAAAATGTTGAATAATTATGAAAAAATAGGGCAAAACCAACAGCTTGACCCGCAGATTCTGCTAAAATCGCTTCTATATACTTGTGCGAACCAAATAAATGCTCCTTAAGTGCCAGAGCATTGCCAGTGACAGCGTGAGATAATTTTTCATACTCAGCAAGCCCCTGAATTAATTTAAACAGTACGCTGTAATCAGCTGGTTCAGCAAAACGCACAATCAAATTGCTACACGAAGTCATTAGTCTATAGTCTATAGTTCATAGTCCATAGTCTATAGGCAAGTGTGCAAATTTTTTGAGTCATCACTAAACAAAAGCCTAAAAAACATACAAAACGCCCGGTTTTTGCGAATTGGAGTCGGCGAAGCTGAAGAAATATAATATACAGATACAAGCTCTCTAAATTTCTTAGGAATGTGGATTTAACCAAGAGCAAGTTTTGTCCGGTGTGTTATTGCCGAGAGGACGGCATCATCATGAATTTTAGGTGCGTTAGGACAAATGTCCATAACACAACGCCAGTTGCTACAACGGAGAGAACCTCCGCAACGCACTGGCTCCCCGACGAAATTTCAAGTTTTGCACTTTATTTTATCCATGTTCGTTGGTGGAGTTAATTAGGTCAGGTATTGCATCTCTATCTTCATCAATGTAATTAAATCAACCAACCTTTTAAGCGTTTGGCTATGTGGGGACGCCGCAATTTTCGCATGGCTTTGCTTTGAATTTGTCGGACTCGCTCACGAGAAAGATTAAACATATTGCCAACTTCTTCTAAGGTACAGGGTTCGCTGGTCGTCAAACCATAGCGTAGAGAAATCACATCTTTCTCTCGTGGAGTTAACACGTCACCCAAGACTTCCCAAATCTCCTGACGCATCATGTTTTCATTCATTTTTGCTTCTGGAGACAGATTATCTTCATCTTCTAGCAAATCCATCAATTCCGTGTCTTCTTCTTTGCCGACGCGGTGGTTGAGAGAAAGTGCTTGACGCCGTAGTTGTTGTAGTTGGCGTAGTTGTTGCACACTAATTTCCAAAGCTTCTGCCATTTCGCCTTCAGTAGGATTGCGACAGAGTTTTTGTTTGAGTTCCCGTTGGGCTTTTTTCAGCTTGTTAAGCTTTTCAACAATATGAATAGGTAGCCGGATTGTCCGCGCATCGTTAGCTATAGCCCTGGTAATTGCTTGTCTAATCCACCAGTAGGCGTAAGTAGAAAATTTATATCCCTTATCAGGATCGAACTTTTCTGTAGCGCGATTTAAACCCATTGCTCCTTCCTGAATTAAATCCAGAAAAGGCACTCCCCGATTCAGATATCGCTTGGCAATAGAAACTACCAATCTCAAGTTCGAGCGAATCATTTTACGTTTCGCTACTCTACCTTGATACAAGCGACTTTCTAATTGCTTTTCCGTCATTTCTAGCTCGGAAGCTACTTCTAGCTTGGTAGGTTCCTGTCCCAGTTTTAAGTGTAAGGCAGCTTGTAATTCCCTAACTTCTTCTAGAAACCTAACTCGCCGCGCTAACTCTACCTCTTCATCAGCTTTTAGGAGCGGATAACGCGCCATCTCTTTAAAAAACGCGCCTACGGCATCATCATGCTCGGTTTTATTGTATCCCGAAGGACGAGCCGCCGCCATATCATCCCCATCGCGTTCGTCTGATTCCAGATTTTCTATTACAATTACAGGTTCTTCATCTGCCATTGCATCTAAACTATCGAGTGATGGTTCTTCAATATCAACAGTGTTCTCCAGTATTTCCATTTTTCCCAATTCAACAATATTCATAGTTTCCTTTAGGGATTGTTGCTTTGTTTGGTACATAATTTAGTTACAGCTACTCGTTTGAGGCTTGGTAGTTTTCCCTAAGGGACGAATGCACCCGTTTATATAGCGAAATACAGGCTTATGCTAATTTCTCTTCAGGAATAAAAATCGGCATCTACCTACCACCTATGGGTTACAGTTAGATACAACCTATAACGAAACTGGCCTTGGCACCCAACAAAACTTTATTCTCAGGCTATTAACAGATTATATTCTTCATTTTTTTCTTAATTACCAAATATGTCAAACCCCCTCAAACTTTCTCAACCTTAACAAACATAAAAATCTCAGCTAACCATCCAAATTTCTTAAACTTTCATATATTTTTCTAAATATTTCTTTTTAATTTTGAGGTGTTGGAAGTCACTGGATAAATCAAAAACCTGGTGCTGGGGTTATGTATTCCCGATTCAAGTTACCCAGATGATACAAATTACAATAATGGCAGCTTATTTTCGGGATATTCTTACTTGTATAAAAGCATCTCATATGCAGAAAGGCTTGAATATCTATCGATAGGCGGAAAAACGCTACTCCCTATTTAGTAGTTGGAGTAACTTTTGTAGAGTTAGCCGAGATGCTTTTATTTGTAGAGTAGGCACCAAATATTTATTGCACGTATAGAAGAGACAAAATTGTCTAGTAGATTACATAAGAGGAAACTTATCAAGTATTATGAAGAATAACAGTATTGAGAAA from Nostoc sp. UHCC 0926 includes these protein-coding regions:
- the petJ gene encoding cytochrome c6 PetJ codes for the protein MKKVITVMLLGIAIFTFAFSSPALAADAVSGAKVFSANCASCHAGGKNLVQAQKNLKKDALEKYGMYSAEAIIAQVTKGKNAMPAFGKRLKPNQIEDVTAYVLSQADKDWK
- a CDS encoding GNAT family N-acetyltransferase, with protein sequence MTSCSNLIVRFAEPADYSVLFKLIQGLAEYEKLSHAVTGNALALKEHLFGSHKYIEAILAESAGQAVGFALFFHNYSTFLTKPGIYLEDLFVLPEYRRQGIGKALITKVAQIAVERDCGRLEWSVLDWNESAKAFYRSMGASILDDWQICRVTEDMLPHTNSL
- a CDS encoding RpoD/SigA family RNA polymerase sigma factor, with product MYQTKQQSLKETMNIVELGKMEILENTVDIEEPSLDSLDAMADEEPVIVIENLESDERDGDDMAAARPSGYNKTEHDDAVGAFFKEMARYPLLKADEEVELARRVRFLEEVRELQAALHLKLGQEPTKLEVASELEMTEKQLESRLYQGRVAKRKMIRSNLRLVVSIAKRYLNRGVPFLDLIQEGAMGLNRATEKFDPDKGYKFSTYAYWWIRQAITRAIANDARTIRLPIHIVEKLNKLKKAQRELKQKLCRNPTEGEMAEALEISVQQLRQLQQLRRQALSLNHRVGKEEDTELMDLLEDEDNLSPEAKMNENMMRQEIWEVLGDVLTPREKDVISLRYGLTTSEPCTLEEVGNMFNLSRERVRQIQSKAMRKLRRPHIAKRLKGWLI